DNA sequence from the Gammaproteobacteria bacterium genome:
CGGTATGGTGGCCGATTCAGCGGGTAGGGCTAGCAGTCTTGGGGGTGCGTCTTACGGTTCGGTGACCGGCTTACCACCGCCCCCGCTGCCACCCAATGGCCGGTTTGGGCTGCCCCCTATTCTGACTTACGCGGGTTGGAACGAAGTGGAAACCCCGCGCAGTCATATCTCACATATCTACAGGCGGAATAATTCTTATGGTTCAAAGTCTTAAGTGGAATATACTGACAGGTAGCGGACATATACTTACAGGTAGCGGACATTGTTAGGAATAGGGTATTTATGTTTATGGGCCACAAACTGAACGTATGACATGGGCTTTGTTACCCTGTAACACATAAGGTAAAACTTGATTCCCTTCAAGTTTTCGTAGCACGAAAAATCCTTGAACCCCGGGCCTGACTGTATGGGGGCCGGTTTCTTGGGCTGCCCCTTCAGCATATCCGACGCGGGGTGTAGCGTAGCGGAACCCCCGCGCAGCCATCTCCACGCCTTTTTTATGGTCACAGGCTGTGACTATCCCTGTGACTTTCTCTGTGACTTTGCTGCTGACCGCTTCTCCACGCTTTTTTGGGTTGTCGGCGGTAACTTTCTCGGCAACCTTTTTTAGGGTCGCTAGTGGCGACTATCCCGGCTACTTGCTTGTCTACCGCGTGTAGCTGTTCTAATGCTTCTTTTATCCAAAAAATGATGCAAGGTAGGTGCGAACCAACTCCTCCGGCTTCTCCTCATGTCCGTCAGTCAGGCCAAAAACTGTCGCTTAATACTTGCAGGACAGCCCAAGGGCATTCCGCCGGGAATGCTTCCAATTCCTTGTTTGTTTCCCTTGCGGCTATTAGTATGGCGTCGCTGTAGCCGTCTGCTAGGTGTTCCCCTATGGCCGGTTTTAGGCCGGGGTTCTGTCGCAATACCCGCGTCACTTTTTGGCGTTGTTCTTTTATGGTGAACCGCCAACTATTCCCGCGCCGTTCGGGTTGGTTTTGCCACTTGAGAAGGTGCGCCAATAATACCGCCAACCGATTAGTTAGTTCCCGTCGTTCGCTTGCGCCCATACTTTCTAGTTCTTCTATTAAGTGTTCATAGTCCGCTTCCATATAGCGCCCTTGTTTTAATAGTGCCGCCTGTTCTTGTGTCCAAGAATAGAAGTCTGTTTCATGGGTGTTCATAATGGCTTTAGTCTTCTATGGGGCTGTCCAAGAAAGTCTTAATACGGGCTG
Encoded proteins:
- a CDS encoding hypothetical protein (Evidence 5 : Unknown function) — protein: MAARGFRYATPRVGYAEGAAQETGPHTVRPGVQGFFVLRKLEGNQVLPYVLQGNKAHVIRSVCGP
- a CDS encoding hypothetical protein (Evidence 5 : Unknown function), with amino-acid sequence MTLLLTASPRFFGLSAVTFSATFFRVASGDYPGYLLVYRV
- a CDS encoding DUF29 domain-containing protein encodes the protein MNTHETDFYSWTQEQAALLKQGRYMEADYEHLIEELESMGASERRELTNRLAVLLAHLLKWQNQPERRGNSWRFTIKEQRQKVTRVLRQNPGLKPAIGEHLADGYSDAILIAARETNKELEAFPAECPWAVLQVLSDSFWPD